In Sphingobacterium thalpophilum, a genomic segment contains:
- a CDS encoding YdcF family protein, translating to MEKIKNLILLLGAPNDEKGNLSVMALDRNECAYNFYCHNEGTAILCTGGMGEHFNRTEKPHGTYAQAYLMERGVAEKDLLPCVLSTNTYEDFMLSKEIIKKISPDLFIVITSDFHMERAKLLQEKLIDYPNVLFIAAKSTVSPEKFNLLSLHEKQAIRRILER from the coding sequence ATGGAAAAAATTAAAAACCTGATATTATTGTTGGGCGCACCCAATGATGAGAAGGGGAATCTCAGCGTTATGGCATTAGATAGAAATGAATGTGCCTATAATTTCTATTGTCATAATGAGGGGACTGCAATTTTATGCACCGGAGGCATGGGTGAACATTTCAATCGGACAGAAAAGCCGCATGGCACTTATGCTCAAGCTTATCTTATGGAAAGAGGTGTCGCAGAGAAAGATTTACTTCCATGTGTACTATCCACAAATACCTACGAAGATTTTATGCTATCAAAGGAGATTATCAAAAAGATCTCTCCAGATCTCTTCATCGTGATCACCTCTGATTTTCACATGGAGCGAGCGAAATTATTGCAAGAAAAACTCATTGACTACCCAAATGTGCTGTTCATTGCTGCAAAGTCGACTGTTAGTCCCGAGAAATTCAATTTGTTGTCACTGCATGAAAAACAGGCTATCCGGAGAATACTGGAACGTTAA
- a CDS encoding ATP-binding protein, which translates to MRIALFGTHKVGKTSLAEELLEKLPGYALEVEPYYQLESLGHEFLEDPSAEDFVEQFNYSAQLISQSGDNVIFDRCVLDILAYLHILDPKKNIQFLFEKAFAVLAEIDLLVFVPIEEPDLIPCHKSDLPKLRSKVNDLLLDWIDDFGIQAIEVNGTLSSRSDQILAKIKS; encoded by the coding sequence ATGAGAATTGCCCTATTTGGCACGCACAAAGTAGGTAAAACCTCCTTAGCAGAAGAGCTTCTGGAAAAACTTCCCGGATACGCGCTGGAAGTAGAACCCTACTATCAACTGGAATCATTGGGCCATGAATTCCTTGAAGATCCCAGCGCTGAAGATTTCGTTGAACAATTTAACTACTCTGCCCAGTTAATTTCACAAAGTGGAGACAATGTAATATTCGATAGATGTGTACTCGACATCTTAGCTTATCTGCATATTCTTGATCCAAAGAAAAATATTCAGTTCCTTTTTGAAAAAGCCTTTGCTGTATTGGCCGAAATTGATCTTTTGGTGTTTGTCCCCATTGAAGAACCCGATTTGATACCTTGCCACAAGTCGGATCTACCCAAACTTAGATCTAAAGTTAATGATTTACTCCTCGATTGGATTGACGACTTCGGTATACAAGCTATTGAAGTAAACGGCACATTATCGAGTCGTAGTGACCAGATACTTGCAAAAATTAAATCCTAA
- a CDS encoding acyltransferase: MNNKNLSTKPHYPILDGLRGVAAIIVVTFHLTEPLGTGHLDILVNHGYLAVDFFFLLSGFVIGYAYDDRWHKMSIGTFFKRRIERLQPMVILGMTLGAIGFYFTDSTIWPLIHTVPLWKMLLVMLIGYTILPVPLSLDIRGWQEMHPLNSVGWSLFFEYIANILYAIGIRKLSKTALSILVFIAAVALAHLAITSPTGDVSGGWTLNAEQVRIGITRTMYPFFAGLLLSRITTPSRIRHAFLYCSILIAIVLYMPRIGGAEQLWMNGIYESVCIIIVFPLIVYLGTGSISSSRLENKLCKFLGDISYPLYLVHYPFVYFYVAWISNNKDVTLIKALPYALLILAASIALAYISLKWYDEPVRKWLRKKLG, encoded by the coding sequence ATGAACAATAAAAACCTTTCTACAAAGCCACACTATCCCATTTTAGACGGACTACGAGGAGTCGCAGCGATTATCGTTGTAACCTTTCATCTCACGGAGCCATTGGGAACAGGACATCTCGATATCTTGGTCAACCATGGCTATTTGGCCGTTGACTTTTTCTTTCTTTTATCTGGCTTTGTGATCGGCTATGCCTATGATGATCGCTGGCATAAAATGTCTATTGGCACCTTCTTTAAACGCCGTATTGAACGCCTTCAGCCGATGGTTATATTAGGTATGACTCTTGGCGCGATAGGCTTTTATTTTACAGATTCTACAATCTGGCCACTTATTCACACCGTTCCGCTCTGGAAAATGCTTTTGGTAATGCTCATTGGTTATACGATTCTTCCCGTTCCCCTCTCTTTGGATATTCGTGGCTGGCAGGAAATGCATCCGCTCAATAGTGTCGGCTGGTCATTGTTTTTTGAATATATTGCCAATATTCTATATGCCATCGGTATTCGCAAACTATCTAAAACAGCTTTAAGCATTTTGGTCTTTATTGCGGCTGTGGCACTCGCCCATTTGGCGATCACAAGTCCTACTGGAGATGTTAGCGGTGGCTGGACATTAAATGCTGAACAAGTGCGGATAGGAATCACCCGCACCATGTACCCTTTTTTTGCGGGCCTCCTGCTCTCCAGAATAACAACCCCAAGTCGTATCCGACATGCATTTTTGTACTGTAGTATTTTAATCGCCATTGTGTTGTATATGCCTCGTATAGGCGGAGCAGAACAGCTCTGGATGAACGGGATATATGAGTCGGTATGCATTATCATTGTATTCCCCCTGATTGTTTACCTGGGGACAGGCAGCATATCAAGCAGCAGATTAGAAAATAAGCTCTGTAAATTTTTGGGTGACATCTCTTACCCGCTATACCTCGTACACTACCCTTTCGTCTATTTTTATGTTGCCTGGATCAGCAACAATAAGGATGTGACGCTTATAAAAGCTTTGCCTTATGCCCTATTGATTTTGGCGGCGAGTATTGCACTGGCCTATATCAGCTTGAAATGGTATGACGAACCTGTCCGCAAATGGCTCAGAAAGAAATTGGGCTAA
- a CDS encoding IS4 family transposase encodes MINLNVFSQILSLIDRELFKDLVSKHKSDKHQKGINSWTHLVSMLFCHFSSADSVRDISNGLRSTTGNLNHLGVVRAPSKSNISYINTHRTHELFKDLYYSVLDRLWQKDTHFRKDLGQLKRKVYLMDASIIPLCLSVFDWAKFRSTQGAVKLHTVLDYDGCLPVFMQITDGKVHESQRAGSYSFSKGSVVVVDRGYVDYSWLGDLDSRGCYFVTRSKVNMKYKVIKSYQSEALMEKGILKDELIELSGAACNKYNGKPLRLVHFWDSTTGNEYHFLTNNTKWKASLVANIYKQRWHIEVFFKHLKQRLKVSTFIGTSENAVMIQIWTSLIGILLLKYLQKKAKYDWNLSNLVAFIRMNIFVKINIWQWIDDPFFRPPIKGKKGQLKIFAD; translated from the coding sequence ATGATAAATTTAAATGTTTTTAGTCAGATTTTATCTCTTATCGACCGCGAATTATTCAAAGATTTGGTTTCAAAGCACAAAAGTGACAAACATCAGAAAGGGATCAACAGCTGGACGCATCTAGTCAGTATGCTTTTCTGTCATTTTTCCTCGGCAGATTCGGTTCGTGATATTAGTAACGGTCTACGCAGTACCACTGGTAATCTGAACCACTTAGGTGTAGTAAGAGCTCCAAGTAAGTCTAATATATCCTATATCAACACACACCGTACCCATGAACTTTTCAAAGATCTTTACTATTCTGTTTTGGATAGGCTTTGGCAAAAGGACACCCATTTTCGCAAAGATCTTGGTCAGCTAAAGCGTAAAGTATATCTGATGGATGCAAGCATCATCCCCTTATGTCTATCTGTATTTGACTGGGCAAAGTTTCGCAGCACCCAAGGTGCCGTAAAGCTGCACACTGTCTTGGATTATGATGGCTGCCTACCTGTTTTTATGCAGATTACCGATGGAAAAGTACATGAGAGCCAGCGAGCCGGTAGTTACAGTTTTTCCAAGGGAAGCGTGGTGGTAGTGGACCGTGGCTACGTGGATTACAGCTGGCTTGGGGATTTGGACAGCAGGGGGTGTTACTTCGTTACCAGGAGTAAAGTTAATATGAAGTACAAGGTTATCAAGTCCTATCAGAGTGAAGCACTCATGGAAAAGGGGATCCTTAAGGATGAGCTCATTGAGCTATCCGGTGCTGCCTGCAATAAATACAACGGCAAGCCGCTACGCCTAGTCCACTTTTGGGACAGCACCACTGGCAATGAGTACCACTTTTTGACCAATAATACGAAGTGGAAGGCTTCTTTGGTGGCAAACATCTATAAACAACGCTGGCATATCGAAGTCTTCTTCAAGCATCTAAAGCAGCGCTTAAAAGTATCGACATTCATAGGGACTTCTGAAAATGCAGTGATGATCCAGATCTGGACTTCACTCATTGGCATATTACTGTTAAAATACTTACAAAAAAAGGCCAAATATGACTGGAACCTGTCCAATCTGGTCGCATTCATCAGAATGAATATCTTCGTGAAAATAAACATCTGGCAATGGATAGATGATCCCTTTTTCAGGCCGCCTATAAAAGGAAAAAAGGGACAGCTAAAGATCTTCGCAGATTGA